One window of Mediterraneibacter butyricigenes genomic DNA carries:
- a CDS encoding abortive infection system antitoxin AbiGi family protein: MGKIDLRYDDYAQSANTIFNFMKKSEYLKEILEKKAIIPRYCKENLEYLNIHNGDIAFPEAMVLQKCFCDIPFHKLTETFYLNPVGEIYSNLSSDEKKRIKNNYTHTDFYGEYGIAFSKEWGEKNNLQPIHYLNEQSQYTRYFSEIVEQVLNTDNVSDAYVDDILDRLCFIKPLRGIMKRKNKKETGEEIEIEFQKNFHDEKEWRYVPGREAVRNTNIERVVANQYLLEMDINSRLSTRQYEKLWLLYNYEDIRYIIVPNASERIDFINTILNIPEEQFTSESDIMTQKYILISKILVLAEIRKDW; this comes from the coding sequence ATGGGAAAAATAGATTTAAGATATGATGATTATGCTCAGAGTGCAAATACAATATTTAATTTTATGAAGAAATCAGAGTATTTGAAAGAAATTTTAGAAAAGAAAGCCATTATACCGAGATATTGTAAAGAAAATTTAGAGTATCTTAATATACATAATGGGGATATTGCTTTCCCGGAAGCTATGGTATTACAGAAGTGTTTTTGTGACATCCCATTTCATAAACTTACAGAAACTTTTTACTTAAATCCAGTGGGAGAAATTTATTCAAATTTAAGTAGTGATGAGAAAAAGAGAATAAAGAATAATTATACGCATACGGACTTTTATGGTGAATATGGAATTGCTTTTTCAAAAGAATGGGGAGAAAAGAATAATTTACAACCGATTCATTATTTGAATGAGCAATCACAATATACAAGATATTTTTCAGAAATAGTTGAACAAGTTTTGAATACTGATAATGTATCAGACGCGTATGTGGACGATATATTAGATAGATTATGCTTCATTAAACCTTTGAGAGGAATTATGAAAAGAAAAAATAAAAAAGAAACTGGAGAAGAAATAGAAATAGAATTTCAAAAAAATTTTCATGACGAAAAAGAATGGAGATATGTTCCAGGCAGAGAAGCAGTAAGAAATACAAATATCGAACGTGTTGTGGCAAATCAATATTTACTAGAGATGGACATTAATAGCAGGTTAAGTACAAGACAGTATGAAAAGTTATGGTTACTTTACAATTACGAAGATATTCGATATATTATTGTTCCGAATGCAAGTGAACGTATTGATTTTATAAATACGATTTTGAACATTCCAGAAGAACAATTTACTTCAGAAAGTGATATTATGACGCAGAAATATATTTTAATTAGTAAAATATTAGTATTAGCAGAAATAAGAAAGGATTGGTAA
- a CDS encoding ParA family protein: MTKCKVIALANQKGGTAKTTTTLNLGIGLANQGRKVLLVDADPQGDLTTALGWTDADNLPVTLATQMRKILQDETFVYNEGILHHEEGVDIIPTNIELSGMEISLVNAMSREQTLKLYLSELKKDYDYILIDCMPSLGMLTINALAAADSVIVPVQAHYLPLKGMTQLMRTIGKVQRQVNPDLKIDGVLLTLADMRTKLARTTADSLRENYGKHIRIFKTIIPVAITAAESSVAGQSIYEYDKNGTVAKAYAEFTREVLKCGEKQRNKHESSLSR; encoded by the coding sequence ATGACCAAATGTAAAGTAATCGCCCTTGCAAATCAGAAGGGAGGAACAGCTAAGACCACAACGACATTAAATCTTGGAATTGGTCTTGCAAATCAGGGGCGAAAAGTGTTGTTGGTAGATGCTGATCCACAGGGAGATTTAACTACGGCATTAGGGTGGACTGATGCAGATAATCTTCCGGTTACATTGGCAACGCAAATGAGAAAAATCTTACAGGACGAAACGTTTGTGTACAATGAAGGAATTCTGCATCACGAGGAGGGAGTAGATATTATTCCGACCAATATTGAGTTATCAGGTATGGAAATCTCACTGGTAAATGCAATGAGTAGAGAACAGACTTTGAAGTTGTATTTGTCAGAATTAAAAAAGGATTATGATTATATCCTGATTGATTGCATGCCGAGTTTAGGTATGCTGACCATTAATGCGCTGGCAGCTGCGGACAGTGTAATTGTACCGGTGCAGGCTCATTATCTGCCGTTAAAAGGCATGACACAACTTATGAGAACAATCGGTAAGGTGCAGAGGCAGGTAAATCCTGATCTGAAGATTGATGGAGTGTTACTGACGCTTGCCGATATGCGAACGAAACTCGCAAGAACAACGGCAGATAGCCTTCGGGAGAATTATGGGAAACATATCCGGATTTTCAAGACGATTATCCCCGTGGCTATTACGGCAGCGGAAAGCAGTGTGGCAGGACAGAGTATTTATGAGTACGACAAGAATGGCACAGTTGCGAAGGCGTATGCAGAATTTACCAGGGAGGTGTTAAAGTGTGGCGAAAAGCAGAGAAATAAACATGAATCTTCCCTCAGCCGATGA
- the tsf gene encoding translation elongation factor Ts has product MAITASMVKELREMTGAGMMDCKKALNETNGDMDAAIEFLRKNGQAKAEKKAGRIAAEGIVKTVVKDDKVAAIVEVNSETDFVAKNDEFQGFVEAVVNQVADSDAADMDAFLAEPWAADTSKTVKDALVEKIAVIGENLNIRRFEKVVAENGCVVSYIHGGGRIGVLIEAETDVVNDEIKNALKNVAMQVAAMYPKYVSRDEVSQEYMDHEKEILLAAAKKENEESKKPKPDNIIEKMIIGRLNKELKEICLLDQTYVQDSDLTVAKYVEKVAKENNANITVKRFVRFETGEGLEKKQEDFAAEVAAQMNA; this is encoded by the coding sequence ATGGCAATTACTGCAAGCATGGTAAAAGAATTAAGAGAAATGACGGGCGCAGGAATGATGGACTGCAAGAAAGCTCTGAATGAAACAAACGGAGATATGGATGCAGCAATCGAATTCCTGAGAAAGAACGGACAGGCTAAAGCTGAGAAGAAAGCCGGAAGAATTGCAGCAGAAGGTATCGTTAAGACTGTAGTAAAAGACGATAAAGTAGCAGCAATCGTAGAAGTAAACTCTGAGACAGACTTCGTTGCTAAGAACGATGAGTTCCAGGGATTTGTAGAAGCAGTTGTAAATCAGGTCGCAGATTCTGATGCAGCAGATATGGATGCATTCCTTGCTGAACCATGGGCTGCTGATACATCTAAGACTGTAAAAGATGCTCTGGTAGAGAAGATCGCAGTGATCGGAGAAAACCTGAACATCAGAAGATTTGAGAAAGTCGTAGCTGAAAACGGATGTGTGGTATCTTACATCCACGGCGGCGGAAGAATCGGTGTTCTGATCGAAGCTGAAACAGACGTTGTAAACGATGAGATCAAGAACGCTCTGAAGAACGTAGCAATGCAGGTTGCAGCTATGTATCCGAAGTATGTATCCCGTGATGAAGTATCTCAGGAATACATGGATCATGAAAAAGAAATTCTTCTTGCAGCAGCTAAGAAAGAAAATGAAGAAAGCAAGAAACCGAAGCCGGATAACATCATTGAGAAGATGATCATCGGACGTCTTAACAAAGAACTGAAAGAGATCTGTCTGTTAGACCAGACATATGTTCAGGACAGTGATCTGACAGTTGCTAAGTACGTAGAGAAGGTTGCGAAGGAAAACAATGCAAACATCACTGTAAAGAGATTCGTTCGTTTTGAGACTGGAGAAGGTCTTGAGAAAAAACAGGAAGATTTCGCTGCAGAGGTGGCTGCACAGATGAACGCATAA
- a CDS encoding DUF6650 family protein, whose product MGIKLNGISVPIGGISWEYTESGQKGIQEMFYYLESKRLLINPKEMENKEWSEKSAIEIKNKLVDILSRYKYDQNIITIIKQMVDACNEFLDNMQRVEVRGILYKNLQSDWEDLEYGVAMKKFRKIFRGSIKLLAETYNITFSKEIPKEY is encoded by the coding sequence ATGGGGATAAAATTGAATGGAATATCTGTTCCAATTGGTGGAATATCTTGGGAATATACAGAATCTGGACAAAAAGGAATTCAAGAGATGTTCTACTATTTAGAATCAAAAAGATTGTTGATTAACCCGAAAGAGATGGAAAACAAGGAATGGAGTGAGAAATCAGCGATAGAAATAAAAAATAAGCTTGTAGATATACTTAGCAGATATAAATATGATCAAAATATAATAACAATAATTAAGCAAATGGTTGATGCATGTAATGAATTCTTAGATAATATGCAGAGGGTTGAAGTAAGAGGAATTCTTTATAAAAACTTGCAAAGTGATTGGGAAGATTTGGAATATGGAGTTGCTATGAAGAAATTTCGGAAAATTTTCCGAGGTAGTATAAAATTACTTGCTGAAACTTATAATATAACTTTCTCTAAAGAAATTCCAAAAGAATATTAA
- a CDS encoding VaFE repeat-containing surface-anchored protein produces MKKIWKRVCTGLLTLTTILTALPITSVQAAETQYWTESAERVGHVEHLMNDGTIKSTFNEGHMKVEGETAYCVNINMKFKNSYKTRHDASASMSADQIEDVALSIEYMKQYAGSHSNLSANQAYLLEQCLVWQRLSEHLGWKCDNVRVVYSEISQDIQNEVYAGAKSFVKTNKGRYKCGGYIYTGEGQDIGQFWAELNVGNAKAKKTTANESITKANAMYSIAGATFGIFSDQNCSNQIGTLTTNENGETNEVEVTAGTVYIKELSAPKGYKLDTTVRSLKVEAGKTAVLNVSDVPKVTETLVDLFKIDMETGKATAQGNTALAGAEFTWHYYDGLYTKDNLPEKATCTWVTKTVVEKDSNGNIHYVTKLADAYKVSGDTFYTQNEKIVLPLGTLTVEETKAPDGYLLDGAYMQAGDSTEQIKGMYLTQITEDGELAVLSGSNQYSVSDQVIRGGVKIQKRDLETKDTKAQGSAILKDAAFAIISLNENPVLVEGKLYKKNETVKTIQTGIDGIATTTADLLPYGKYKLEETKAPEGYLTDGAKAIEFSITENGKIEDLTDENHSIYNQIKRGDLEGVKIGAGTHKRLANVPFKITSKTTGESHIVVTDKNGQFSTASDWASHKKNTNAGASSEDGIWFGSSEPDDSKGALFYDTYEIEELSCESNKGMKLIPVFEVVVSRNKVTIDLGTLTDEYEKEITIHTTATDKETGEKVIVAGKKVTIVDTVTLDGLEEGRKYQLKGWQMLKEENAELLIAGKRVENDYTFVADSEKMKVEISYTFDASELGGQNLVTFEELYDLKNPEEPVKVAEHKDIDDEGQTVLITERKISIHTIATDKNGKKEIEAGKDLTIVDKVTLEGLEIGTNYKLSGWQMIKAENAKLLIDGKEVTNDYEFTADKENMEVQIEFTFDGSTLGRKQLVTFEELYDITNLEEPKKVTEHKEINDEGQTVTIKEVPETPTPETPGTTTKTNNPPKTGDIENAILWIAILVLSAAGITGVRIWNKKKQVKRLGIEEKKEEEE; encoded by the coding sequence ATGAAGAAGATATGGAAACGAGTGTGTACAGGACTTCTTACCCTGACCACGATTTTAACTGCATTGCCGATCACATCGGTTCAGGCAGCGGAAACACAGTATTGGACAGAATCCGCAGAGAGAGTTGGACATGTGGAACATTTAATGAATGACGGAACAATTAAGAGTACCTTCAACGAAGGACATATGAAAGTAGAGGGAGAAACTGCCTACTGTGTAAATATTAACATGAAATTTAAGAATAGCTATAAAACTAGACATGATGCAAGTGCCAGCATGAGTGCAGATCAGATTGAAGATGTGGCATTGTCGATTGAGTATATGAAACAGTATGCAGGCAGTCACAGTAACCTGAGTGCAAATCAGGCATATCTCTTAGAACAGTGTCTTGTGTGGCAGCGTTTAAGTGAGCATTTGGGTTGGAAGTGTGATAATGTCCGGGTAGTCTATTCTGAGATTTCACAGGATATTCAGAATGAGGTGTATGCCGGAGCAAAATCATTTGTGAAGACAAATAAGGGACGATATAAATGCGGCGGTTACATTTACACCGGAGAAGGACAGGACATCGGACAGTTTTGGGCAGAACTGAATGTCGGAAATGCGAAGGCAAAAAAGACCACAGCAAATGAAAGTATCACAAAAGCAAATGCAATGTATTCCATTGCCGGAGCAACTTTTGGCATATTCTCAGACCAGAATTGCAGTAATCAGATTGGAACACTTACAACAAATGAGAATGGTGAGACAAATGAAGTTGAAGTGACTGCAGGGACTGTTTATATCAAAGAGCTTTCTGCACCGAAAGGATATAAGCTGGATACGACAGTACGCAGTCTGAAAGTTGAAGCCGGAAAGACAGCCGTATTAAATGTTTCCGATGTTCCGAAAGTAACAGAGACATTGGTAGATCTGTTCAAGATTGATATGGAGACAGGAAAAGCAACCGCACAGGGTAATACAGCACTGGCAGGAGCAGAATTTACCTGGCATTATTATGACGGACTTTATACAAAAGATAATTTACCGGAGAAAGCAACATGTACTTGGGTTACAAAGACGGTGGTTGAAAAAGATAGTAATGGAAATATTCATTATGTGACAAAATTGGCAGATGCTTACAAAGTATCCGGAGATACATTCTATACACAGAATGAAAAAATCGTATTACCACTTGGAACACTGACTGTTGAGGAGACAAAAGCACCAGACGGATATTTACTGGACGGAGCTTATATGCAGGCAGGAGACAGCACAGAGCAGATCAAAGGAATGTATCTGACACAGATTACAGAAGACGGAGAACTTGCAGTTCTTTCTGGAAGTAATCAGTATTCCGTATCTGACCAGGTAATCCGAGGTGGTGTGAAGATTCAGAAACGTGATTTGGAGACGAAAGACACCAAGGCACAGGGAAGTGCCATATTAAAAGATGCAGCATTTGCAATTATTTCTCTGAACGAGAATCCGGTTCTAGTAGAAGGAAAGCTGTACAAGAAGAATGAAACAGTTAAGACGATTCAGACAGGTATTGACGGAATCGCAACAACGACAGCAGATTTACTTCCGTATGGTAAATACAAACTGGAAGAAACCAAAGCACCAGAGGGTTATCTGACTGATGGGGCAAAAGCGATTGAATTTTCGATTACGGAAAATGGAAAAATCGAGGATTTAACTGATGAAAACCATTCCATTTACAATCAGATTAAACGTGGAGATCTGGAAGGAGTAAAGATTGGAGCAGGTACACATAAGAGACTTGCGAATGTTCCTTTTAAGATTACAAGTAAAACAACCGGAGAGAGCCATATTGTAGTGACAGATAAAAATGGTCAGTTTTCAACCGCTTCCGATTGGGCATCTCATAAGAAAAATACAAATGCCGGAGCATCCAGTGAGGACGGTATCTGGTTCGGAAGTTCAGAGCCGGACGACAGCAAAGGTGCATTATTTTATGACACTTATGAGATTGAAGAGTTATCTTGCGAATCCAACAAAGGCATGAAGCTGATTCCTGTATTTGAAGTTGTTGTCAGCAGAAATAAAGTAACAATCGATCTTGGAACGCTGACCGATGAGTATGAAAAAGAGATTACCATTCATACAACCGCAACGGACAAGGAAACGGGCGAAAAGGTAATTGTCGCAGGAAAGAAAGTAACGATTGTGGATACGGTTACTTTGGATGGTCTGGAAGAAGGAAGAAAGTACCAGTTAAAAGGCTGGCAGATGCTGAAAGAAGAAAATGCTGAATTGCTGATTGCTGGAAAACGTGTGGAGAATGATTACACTTTTGTTGCTGACAGCGAGAAAATGAAAGTAGAGATTTCTTATACGTTTGATGCATCAGAGCTTGGCGGACAGAATCTGGTTACATTTGAAGAATTATATGACCTGAAGAATCCGGAAGAACCTGTAAAAGTTGCAGAGCATAAAGACATTGACGATGAAGGTCAGACAGTTCTGATTACGGAGCGAAAGATTTCGATTCATACCATAGCAACTGATAAGAATGGAAAGAAAGAGATTGAAGCCGGAAAAGATCTGACGATCGTGGATAAGGTTACTTTAGAAGGACTGGAAATTGGTACGAACTATAAGCTGTCTGGTTGGCAGATGATTAAGGCAGAAAATGCAAAGTTGCTCATTGATGGCAAAGAAGTTACCAATGATTATGAATTTACAGCGGACAAGGAAAACATGGAAGTGCAGATTGAGTTTACTTTCGATGGCAGTACTCTTGGAAGAAAACAGCTTGTAACCTTTGAAGAACTGTATGATATAACAAATCTGGAAGAACCGAAAAAGGTAACAGAGCATAAGGAAATCAACGATGAAGGTCAGACTGTAACCATCAAAGAAGTACCGGAAACACCAACCCCAGAGACACCGGGTACTACTACAAAAACCAATAACCCTCCGAAAACAGGAGACATTGAAAATGCAATTTTATGGATAGCCATTCTGGTATTATCAGCAGCCGGGATCACAGGAGTTCGTATCTGGAATAAAAAGAAACAAGTTAAGAGATTAGGAATTGAAGAAAAGAAAGAAGAGGAGGAGTAA
- a CDS encoding JAB domain-containing protein, translating to MENELEVVNIRLVKEPSLYSEQTLDSPQAVVELMAKELLQYDREVFCILNMKNNGQVINMNLVSVGTINASLVIPREVFKSSILANASAIIGLHNHPSGNVKPSKEDMIVTRKLQKCGQLLGIELLDHIIVGGTNGKMLSFREEKMLNVTGRMDWER from the coding sequence ATGGAGAATGAATTGGAAGTTGTGAATATCCGTCTGGTAAAAGAGCCGTCTCTTTATAGTGAGCAGACGTTGGACAGTCCACAGGCTGTTGTAGAATTGATGGCGAAGGAGTTATTGCAATATGACAGAGAAGTATTTTGCATCCTGAATATGAAAAATAATGGACAGGTAATCAATATGAATCTGGTCAGTGTTGGAACAATCAATGCATCTTTGGTAATTCCCAGAGAAGTTTTTAAGAGCAGTATTCTGGCAAATGCTTCTGCAATCATTGGACTTCATAATCATCCCAGTGGCAATGTGAAACCGTCAAAAGAGGATATGATTGTTACGAGAAAGCTGCAGAAGTGCGGACAGCTATTGGGGATAGAATTGCTGGATCATATCATTGTCGGTGGAACTAATGGAAAGATGCTCAGCTTCCGAGAAGAAAAGATGTTGAATGTGACAGGAAGGATGGACTGGGAGAGATAG
- a CDS encoding abortive infection system toxin AbiGii family protein: MGNKLKEVFSNQEISYKGKISFKNKEAYKDFIEALNSVQEEGRTIRVNGVTDIETSVQTGNNIYPISEQEEIVDVIIGPSKEKVTFNIDTELGKRDINFSRFHTNDNIVLETKQDEIVYLKIVLEKGTGKSKITYRAQPEKAKSIKEIIEHYNMMVAFFDRLFKQPIEAIKKDTQIKEWNSIKSMKKYFEEAILQYKKLHFVEQEVEITIDPSKLQQDEEECWRDTEELYIILKKKMPIRINTKLTEMKTNDLKINQQKENIKVGTALDVTFIKRKEFYLWGETVEIYTSNLLTNAIVKEIIELENGTTKISYGEEDSRPMFISYKGFKTEKEAENEMKSIMENKETYVNAKRLWEYLAEE; encoded by the coding sequence ATGGGTAATAAATTGAAAGAGGTATTTTCTAATCAAGAGATTTCGTATAAAGGAAAAATTAGTTTTAAGAATAAAGAAGCGTATAAGGATTTTATTGAAGCATTAAATAGTGTACAAGAAGAGGGACGGACAATAAGGGTTAATGGAGTAACAGATATTGAAACTTCTGTCCAAACAGGGAACAATATTTATCCTATTTCCGAACAAGAAGAAATTGTAGACGTTATAATAGGACCATCAAAGGAAAAAGTTACATTTAATATTGATACAGAGTTAGGCAAAAGGGATATAAATTTTAGTAGATTCCATACGAATGATAATATTGTACTTGAAACAAAACAAGATGAAATTGTATATTTGAAAATTGTACTGGAGAAAGGAACGGGAAAAAGTAAAATCACGTATCGAGCACAGCCTGAAAAAGCTAAAAGTATAAAGGAAATAATTGAACATTATAACATGATGGTAGCGTTTTTTGACAGATTGTTTAAACAGCCAATAGAAGCTATAAAGAAAGATACGCAAATAAAAGAATGGAATTCCATAAAATCTATGAAAAAATATTTTGAAGAAGCAATTTTACAGTACAAAAAATTGCATTTTGTGGAGCAAGAAGTGGAAATTACTATTGATCCATCAAAACTTCAGCAAGATGAAGAAGAATGTTGGAGAGATACTGAAGAACTTTATATTATTTTAAAAAAGAAAATGCCAATAAGGATTAATACTAAGTTAACAGAGATGAAGACCAATGATTTGAAAATTAATCAGCAAAAGGAGAATATAAAAGTTGGAACAGCATTAGATGTAACTTTTATAAAAAGAAAAGAGTTTTACTTATGGGGAGAGACTGTTGAAATTTATACGTCTAATCTTTTAACCAATGCTATTGTTAAAGAGATAATAGAACTTGAAAATGGAACAACAAAAATTTCTTATGGAGAAGAAGATAGTAGACCTATGTTTATATCTTATAAAGGATTCAAAACAGAAAAAGAAGCGGAGAATGAAATGAAAAGTATTATGGAGAACAAAGAAACATATGTGAATGCAAAAAGATTATGGGAGTATCTGGCTGAAGAATAA
- a CDS encoding AAA family ATPase has translation MLVKVSVENFKSFDKAAELTMISSNKIRTNANHRLKIKSTQLLKYAVVYGANASGKTNLALFFKFFKDSVCNGIPIEATQMFCKNRQENKERESSFEIQITVGDKFYAYGFSAVLSRRKVTGEWLYELYQNGSAKCLFEREGSKRPVLNDGITLTNTEKNKFETYADDFEGNETSLFLTEMNRGKKYSTRSKLLFFRDVYDWIQNHISIITPDTPLIDLEYYYDDNSLKLINKLIQTFDTGISQVKIEEITLDELSNALPKSVFDKMMQHVKNRMEEQEEPSFRMTMRSKETFFNIEVEGHSEPKVTTIRLHHNKSFYEFGFDEESDGTRRLFDLMDMLLNKREDVLYVVDELERSLHPKLTERFLQLFMQLHDEQRMQLLFTTHESSIMDQAIFRRDEIWFVERNAENASSIYSLDRFKERYDKVLSKAYLEGRYGAIPVFSTFDFARATSQTDVLAQTPDDCRDSAESISVPREEE, from the coding sequence ATGTTAGTAAAAGTAAGTGTTGAAAATTTTAAATCTTTTGATAAAGCAGCAGAGCTGACAATGATTTCCTCAAATAAAATACGAACAAATGCAAATCACAGGTTAAAGATAAAAAGTACCCAGTTATTAAAATATGCAGTCGTTTATGGAGCAAATGCATCTGGAAAGACCAATCTGGCATTGTTCTTTAAATTTTTTAAAGACAGTGTCTGCAATGGTATTCCAATAGAAGCTACACAGATGTTTTGTAAGAATCGCCAGGAGAATAAGGAACGAGAAAGTAGTTTTGAAATTCAGATTACTGTAGGTGACAAATTTTATGCTTATGGTTTTTCGGCAGTTTTAAGTAGACGAAAAGTAACCGGAGAATGGTTATATGAATTATATCAGAATGGTTCAGCCAAATGTCTCTTTGAGCGAGAAGGAAGTAAACGTCCGGTGTTAAATGATGGCATTACGCTGACAAACACAGAAAAAAATAAATTTGAAACATATGCAGATGATTTTGAAGGAAATGAAACATCTTTGTTCTTAACAGAAATGAATCGTGGAAAAAAATATAGCACACGATCTAAATTGTTGTTCTTCCGGGATGTATACGACTGGATTCAGAACCATATTTCAATCATTACACCGGATACACCATTGATTGATCTGGAATATTATTATGATGATAATTCGCTGAAGTTGATTAACAAATTGATCCAAACATTTGATACGGGAATCAGCCAGGTGAAAATTGAAGAAATTACATTGGATGAGTTATCAAATGCATTGCCGAAATCAGTATTTGATAAGATGATGCAACATGTAAAAAATAGAATGGAAGAGCAGGAAGAACCATCATTTAGAATGACGATGAGATCGAAGGAAACTTTCTTTAATATCGAAGTTGAAGGACATTCTGAACCGAAGGTCACAACCATCCGGTTGCATCATAATAAGTCATTTTATGAGTTTGGTTTTGATGAAGAATCAGATGGAACAAGAAGATTATTTGATTTGATGGATATGCTGTTGAATAAACGAGAAGATGTTCTTTATGTTGTGGATGAATTGGAGAGAAGCTTACATCCGAAGCTGACAGAACGATTTTTGCAATTGTTTATGCAGCTACATGATGAGCAGCGTATGCAGCTATTGTTCACTACACATGAATCATCTATTATGGATCAGGCTATTTTTAGAAGGGATGAGATCTGGTTTGTAGAACGTAATGCAGAAAATGCAAGCTCTATTTATTCTTTAGATCGTTTCAAGGAGAGATACGATAAAGTTTTGAGCAAGGCATATCTGGAAGGCAGGTATGGTGCGATACCA
- a CDS encoding ParB/RepB/Spo0J family partition protein, with protein MAKSREINMNLPSADDLFTTQEERDHKNQEYVKDISIYEITDFPNHPFKVKMDDKMLETIESVRDHGVLVPALVREKSMGGYEMISGHRRKMASELAGKETMPCIVRNLSDDQAVIVMVDSNLQREEILPSEKAFAYKMRLEAMNRQAGRPSKNNLTPVVSDLNGLRTNEALGKEVGESRETIRRYIRLTELIPEILDMVDNKKIAMRPAVELSYLPKEEQEILYDTMESEACTPSHAQAIKIRKFSAEGRLNEEVLLSIMSEEKPNQVEQWKIPKNRLKKYFPSGTSQQKMEETIIKALELYRKREKSRER; from the coding sequence GTGGCGAAAAGCAGAGAAATAAACATGAATCTTCCCTCAGCCGATGACCTCTTTACAACGCAGGAGGAAAGAGATCATAAGAATCAGGAGTATGTGAAAGATATTTCCATTTATGAAATCACAGATTTTCCGAATCACCCGTTTAAGGTGAAAATGGACGACAAGATGTTGGAAACAATTGAGAGTGTTCGTGATCATGGTGTATTAGTGCCTGCACTTGTCAGGGAGAAATCAATGGGCGGGTATGAAATGATTTCCGGACACCGCAGAAAAATGGCAAGTGAACTGGCTGGAAAAGAGACAATGCCATGTATTGTAAGAAATCTTAGTGATGACCAAGCAGTCATTGTCATGGTTGACAGCAATCTTCAAAGAGAAGAAATCTTACCGTCAGAAAAAGCATTTGCTTATAAAATGAGATTGGAAGCTATGAACAGGCAAGCAGGAAGACCAAGTAAAAATAATTTGACACCAGTGGTGTCAGATTTAAACGGATTGAGAACAAATGAAGCGTTGGGAAAAGAAGTAGGGGAAAGTCGAGAAACAATCCGCCGATATATCCGCCTTACAGAACTTATACCGGAAATTCTTGATATGGTCGATAACAAGAAAATTGCCATGCGTCCAGCGGTAGAACTGTCTTATTTGCCGAAAGAGGAACAGGAGATATTGTACGACACCATGGAGTCGGAGGCTTGTACCCCAAGTCATGCACAGGCAATCAAAATCCGAAAATTCTCCGCAGAAGGCAGGTTGAATGAAGAGGTTTTGCTGTCGATTATGTCAGAAGAGAAGCCAAATCAGGTAGAGCAGTGGAAAATCCCGAAGAACCGACTAAAAAAATACTTTCCATCGGGAACTTCACAGCAAAAAATGGAAGAAACCATTATCAAAGCACTGGAATTATACCGGAAACGGGAAAAAAGCAGGGAACGCTAG